A genomic window from Yarrowia lipolytica chromosome 1D, complete sequence includes:
- a CDS encoding uncharacterized protein (Compare to YALI0D25454g, similar to Saccharomyces cerevisiae PER1 (YCR044C); ancestral locus Anc_1.72, weakly similar to uniprot|P25625 Saccharomyces cerevisiae YCR044c PER1 involved in manganese homeostasis), with the protein MRFYVILVLLTTLVLASVGDRSPDFRNCVTNCIRHTCQTQKYVPPLMHRLLLWDCPQECDYRCQQIITFARLNQGQEIVQFHGKWPFFRFFGIQELASVVFSLANFVPHYRGWLMLKHLNQRKPNPLIPYYIGFALVGMNSWIWSAVFHTRDFPVTEKLDYFSAGLSVLYGFFFATVRIFRLDRDSRETTRLVLASVCVTLFLAHVSYLSFIKFDYGYNMTANVVVGALQLIMWSVYSFTQFAKTHQWWSLMPFGLCVTISAAMGLELFDFPPWKFFIDAHSLWHAATVIPCFLWYTWMKKDLQYEERAEKQE; encoded by the coding sequence ATGAGGTTCTACGTCATCCTAGTTCTTCTGACAACTCTCGTACTTGCCTCTGTTGGCGACAGATCGCCCGACTTCCGCAACTGCGTCACCAATTGCATTCGACACACGTGTCAGACACAAAAATACGTGCCGCCGCTGATGCACCGGCTTCTGCTGTGGGACTGCCCTCAGGAATGCGATTATCGGTGTCAGCAGATCATCACGTTTGCTCGGCTCAACCAGGGCCAGGAAATCGTTCAATTCCACGGGAAATGGCCGTTTTTTCGGTTTTTCGGAATCCAGGAGTTGGCGTCGGTGGTCTTTTCTTTGGCCAACTTTGTGCCTCATTACCGAGGTTGGCTGATGCTCAAGCACCTCAATCAGCGAAAACCCAACCCGCTAATCCCCTACTACATTGGATTTGCGCTGGTGGGAATGAACTCATGGATCTGGAGCGCCGTGTTCCATACCCGCGATTTCCCCGTGACCGAGAAGCTCGACTACTTCTCGGCCGGTCTGTCTGTGCTCTACggtttcttttttgccACTGTCAGAATCTTCCGACTCGATCGAGACTCCAGAGAAACCACCCGTCTCGTTCTCGCCTCAGTCTGTGTCACGCTCTTCCTGGCTCACGTTTCGTATCTTTCCTTCATCAAATTCGACTACGGATACAACATGACGGCTAACGTAGTGGTAGGAGCCCTCCAGCTCATCATGTGGAGTGTTTACTCGTTCACCCAGTTTGCAAAGACACACCAATGGTGGTCGCTCATGCCATTTGGACTCTGTGTCACCATTTCGGCTGCTATGGGCCTGGAACTGTTTGATTTCCCACCATGGAAATTTTTCATCGACGCTCATTCGCTGTGGCACGCTGCTACCGTGATTCCCTGTTTCCTGTGGTACACATGGATGAAGAAGGATCTTCAGTACGAGGAGCGAGCAGAGAAACAGGAGTGA
- a CDS encoding uncharacterized protein (Compare to YALI0D25520g, weakly similar to uniprot|P25386 Saccharomyces cerevisiae YDL058w USO1) codes for MSLSIDKYKRIYRKNPLPEVADYAAELQQSREQFKNVKFAFLEQENKEKFIRSLTTNDRVLEQADIDAVTAESATGKEQLRVEKRKVEEISKEVEELAQEVVAKDGALEEQKEKKKKLQSELADVQKQVSALQDESHNLPPHLAEMMGQSLQELEIQLEQSKAELQTSKEMVTQVEEELVPQLNQELADKKAETGALQGDLLHATAEADRAVAERERLKGKYNDKERLILWLKSSLEVMEQQ; via the coding sequence ATGTCTCTATCTATCGACAAATACAAGCGGATTTACCGCAAGAACCCACTTCCCGAGGTGGCTGACTACGCGGCCGAACTGCagcagtcacgtgagcagTTCAAGAACGTCAAGTTTGCGTTTTTAGAGCAGGAAAACAAGGAAAAGTTCATTCGGTCGTTGACGACGAATGACAGGGTGCTGGAACAGGCTGATATTGATGCCGTAACTGCTGAGTCAGCCACCGGAAAGGAGCAGCTTCGGGTAGAGAAGCGCAAGGTGGAAGAGATTAGCAAGGAAGTGGAGGAGTTGGCTCAGGAGGTGGTAGCCAAAGACGGAGCCTTGGAGgaacagaaggagaaaaaaaagaagctCCAGAGTGAGTTGGCGGATGTGCAGAAACAGGTGTCAGCTCTCCAGGATGAAAGCCATAATCTCCCACCCCACCTGGCAGAAATGATGGGTCAATCTTTACAGGAGTTGGAAATTCAACTTGAACAGAGTAAAGCGGAATTGCAGACCAGTAAAGAGATGGTGACTCAGGTCGAGGAAGAACTGGTGCCACAACTGAATCAGGAGTTGGcggacaagaaggccgagacGGGGGCCTTACAGGGAGATCTCCTGCATGCTACTGCAGAGGCTGATAGAGCTGTGGccgagagagagaggttGAAGGGGAAATACAATGACAAGGAGCGGTTGATTTTGTGGCTCAAGAGTTCattggaggtgatggagcaGCAGTAG
- a CDS encoding uncharacterized protein (Compare to YALI0D25476g, similar to Saccharomyces cerevisiae YDR531W; ancestral locus Anc_1.18, similar to uniprot|O93921 Emericella nidulans Pantothenate kinase (EC 2.7.1.33)), with translation MQQATQELKDITARSRDSPRTSALKFLHAGDIQINVEGAFIVNKDQNGRETPPDTRDIVLPHHTAHVSHIAIDIGGSLAKIVYFSHDEPNGDTLEDVGGRLNFTVFETDKIDDMIDFLKGLMSRLQDNHRRSSRSNERLTPDGSSIRSSSHDSTIAASPTKPQQSNMRIMATGGGAYKFYERLRNELGADISREDEMECLIAGLDFFITEIPEEVFCYSETNPMVFAEPRQPSIYPYLLVNIGSGVSMIKVLGPQQFVRIGGSSLGGGTLWGLLSLLTDATSYDEMLAKAAEGDNSNVDMLVGDIYGQDYTKIGLKATTIASSFGRVFKEIQRDRESGEGDGGDGKSGGDVDAKSEASASSTDSASSHAPKSSRDLFKSEDISRSLLYAISNNIGQIAFLQAQIHNLQHIYFGGSYIRGHLQTMHTLSYAINFWSQGSKQAYFLRHEGYLGAVGAFIKKQPSGWGRRNSAGELERFMQ, from the coding sequence ATGCAACAAGCAACACAGGAACTGAAGGATATCACAGCTCGGTCCAGGGACTCTCCCCGCACCTCTGCCCTCAAATTCCTCCACGCCGGTGACATTCAGATCAACGTGGAGGGCGCCTTCATTGTTAATAAGGATCAGAATGGCCGAGAAACGCCCCCCGACACACGAGACATTGTTCTTCCACACCACACGGCCCATGTGTCACACATTGCCATTGATATTGGCGGCTCACTGGCCAAAATCGTCTACTTCAGTCACGACGAGCCTAACGGCGACACTCTAGAGGACGTGGGTGGTCGTCTCAACTTTACAGTGTTTGAGACGGACAAGATAGATGACATGATTGACTTTCTCAAGGGCCTCATGTCTCGTCTTCAAGACAATCATCGACGCAGCTCCCGGTCCAACGAGCGACTCACCCCCGACGGCTCGTCGATCCGGTCATCATCCCATGACTCCACCATTGCTGCGAGTCCCACAAAGCCCCAACAGTCCAACATGCGCATCATGGCGACCGGAGGGGGCGCATACAAGTTCTACGAGCGGTTGCGCAACGAGCTGGGCGCCGATATCTCTCGTgaggacgagatggagTGTCTGATTGCTGGGCTGGATTTCTTCATCACGGAAATCCCGGAGGAGGTCTTTTGCTACTCGGAAACGAACCCAATGGTGTTTGCCGAGCCCCGCCAGCCGTCCATCTACCCGTATCTATTGGTGAACATTGGTTCCGGCGTTAGCATGATCAAAGTTCTTGGTCCGCAACAGTTTGTGCGTATCGGTGGCTCCTCTCTTGGAGGAGGCACTCTGTGGGGCCTGTTGTCGCTTCTTACCGACGCTACGTCTTACGACGAGATGCTtgccaaggctgccgaAGGAGACAATTCGAATGTGGACATGCTTGTGGGTGATATTTATGGCCAGGACTACACAAAGATTGGCCTGAAGGCGACAACTATTGCCAGTAGTTTTGGACGAGTGTTCAAGGAGATTCAGAGGGACCGTGaaagtggagaaggtgatgGAGGCGACGGCAAGAGTGGGGGTGACGTCGACGCCAAGAGCGAAGCTTCGGCATCGTCCACCGATTCTGCATCTTCTCACGCGCCCAAGTCCTCTCGGGACTTGTTCAAGAGTGAGGATATCTCTCGGTCGCTTCTCTACGCTATTTCCAACAACATTGGCCAGATTGCATTTCTGCAAGCGCAGATCCACAATCTCCAGCACATTTACTTTGGCGGATCGTACATCCGGGGCCACCTGCAAACCATGCATACTCTGAGTTACGCCATCAACTTTTGGAGTCAGGGAAGTAAACAAGCTTACTTTTTGCGACACGAGGGGTACCTGGGTGCTGTGGGTGCGTTCATTAAGAAGCAACCCAGCGGCTGGGGACGACGGAACTCGGCTGGGGAGTTGGAGCGTTTCATGCAGTAG
- a CDS encoding uncharacterized protein (Compare to YALI0D25498g, no similarity), which translates to MTTLGEPNMVSKLVGRTKPAGDSQKTVRIDEKVEIKEFQAHKPEIIDNTTEIPAPVPMSIAERSIADAARPPLHASPWRVFLTLFAEKGGLDKTIKLIQYTGRLLLWAAKQGWFTRHKQMMLLWKLAEMESRLNGMVSNFSQFRKIIKLGEWLGPVEDLVTTKNPLTSLAFQSELMEVINTIGDDIYCLSKIGVVKGKRLGRNGELMANWGWYGAIFINIKVGIETYQLAAKSGDEAAIWDAKLTLFKLANDFIFCTIDCLEPEGLSNIYQTVTGLASGSVGFYKLWRKISKKLDKELEEKERCKTC; encoded by the coding sequence ATGACGACTTTGGGGGAACCAAACATGGTGTCTAAGCTGGTTGGACGGACGAAACCGGCTGGAGATTCGCAGAAGACTGTCAGAATCGACGAGAAAGTGGAAATCAAGGAGTTCCAAGCACATAAACCCGAGATCATCGACAACACAACAGAAATCCCTGCTCCGGTGCCCATGTCTATTGCTGAACGGAGTATTGCCGACGCAGCTCGTCCTCCGTTGCACGCGTCGCCATGGCGCGTTTTTCTGACGCTATTTGCGGAAAAGGGCGGTCTggacaagaccatcaagctGATCCAGTACACAGGACGTCTTCTGCTTTGGGCGGCCAAACAGGGGTGGTTcacacgacacaaacagatgATGCTTTTATGGAAACTGGCCGAGATGGAGTCGCGCCTGAATGGTATGGTTTCCAACTTTTCGCAGTTCCGAAAAATCATCAAATTAGGCGAGTGGTTGGGTCCTGTGGAGGATTTGGTCACAACCAAGAACCCCTTGACTTCATTGGCGTTCCAATCGGAGCTCATGGAGGTCATAAACACTATCGGTGACGACATTTACTGTCTCAGCAAAATTGGAGTGGTCAAGGGCAAGAGACTCGGCCGAAACGGAGAGCTCATGGCCAACTGGGGATGGTACGGAGCCATTTTCATTAATATCAAGGTCGGCATAGAAACTTATCAGCTGGCGGCTAAGTCTGGCGACGAGGCGGCTATTTGGGATGCCAAATTGACGCTGTTCAAACTCGCTAACGACTTTATCTTCTGCACCATCGACTGTCTGGAGCCGGAGGGTCTGAGTAACATTTACCAGACAGTAACTGGACTGGCAAGTGGCTCTGTGGGCTTCTATAAGCTGTGGAGAAAGATTAGCAAAaagctggacaaggagttggaggagaaggagcgatGCAAGACCTGCTAG